In Trifolium pratense cultivar HEN17-A07 linkage group LG7, ARS_RC_1.1, whole genome shotgun sequence, a genomic segment contains:
- the LOC123894300 gene encoding uncharacterized protein LOC123894300 isoform X1 codes for MASSFDRWEKDPFFNAAEEVQESADRVEYIYRTWIHAIKDDSSPWNPDELLRDLHTALDTAKWQLEEFQRAVRSSYSKRSGDDARNRHQDFIVAIDGKISKVGHLLQLQESVPLGSKVSMPWVSLDEGERNELASFLSGMPLPPDGGKPSLKCIDRGSENQQLSDIDSFREAVEEKQQGHRRVASANVDTGSWKIAVSDNMQQSTSSNDSSGPVHKAPMHKVASLSGFFSSVESISKFKWPKNGYKKLKAMNHHQETDNPLLPSTEFNEAINACTDECYGKPLHGWYGAFLRQVQRSQYKMQYNRPVQVTVWIVIILCFIVLIAFCTM; via the exons GgtagaatatatatataggacATGGATTCATGCAATCAAAGATGACTCTAGCCCTTGGAACCCAGATGAACTTCTAAGAGATCTTCATACTGCCCTTGACACCGCTAAATGGCAG TTAGAGGAATTTCAACGTGCAGTCAGGTCAAGTTATAGCAAAAGGTCGGGCGATGATGCTAGAAATAGACACCAAGATTTCATTGTTGCTATTGATGGCAAGATTTCAAAAGTGGGGCATTTGTTACAACTGCAAGAATCTGTTCCTTTGGGTAGCAAGGTGTCCATGCCTTGGGTGTCGCTGGATGAAGGAGAGCGAAATGAGCTTGCATCGTTTCTTTCAGGGATGCCGTTGCCTCCGGATGGTGGCAAACCCTCCCTTAAATGTATCGATAGAGGTAGTGAAAATCAACAATTAAGTGATATAGATTCATTTAGAGAAGCAGTGGAGGAGAAACAACAAGGACATCGTAGGGTGGCTAGTGCTAATGTTGATACTGGTTCTTGGAAAATTGCTGTTTCGGATAACATGCAACAATCAACTTCCTCTAATGACTCTTCTGGTCCTGTGCATAAGGCTCCTATGCATAAAGTAGCAAGCCTCTCTGGGTTTTTTAGTTCCGTGGAATCCATCTCTAAGTTTAAGTGGCCTAAGAATGGTTATAAGAAGCTTAAAGCAATGAATCATCATCAAGAAACTGATAATCCACTACTACCGTCAACTGAATTCAATGAG GCCATCAATGCTTGCACTGATGAATGCTATGGTAAGCCACTCCACGGGTGGTATGGGGCTTTCCTAAGACAAGTTCAAAGATCTCAATACAAAATGCAATACAACCGGCCCGTTCAAGTAACAGTATGGATTGTCATTATTCTTTGCTTCATTG TTTTGATTGCATTTTGCACAATGTAG
- the LOC123894300 gene encoding uncharacterized protein LOC123894300 isoform X2 has translation MAVGLAMQLEEFQRAVRSSYSKRSGDDARNRHQDFIVAIDGKISKVGHLLQLQESVPLGSKVSMPWVSLDEGERNELASFLSGMPLPPDGGKPSLKCIDRGSENQQLSDIDSFREAVEEKQQGHRRVASANVDTGSWKIAVSDNMQQSTSSNDSSGPVHKAPMHKVASLSGFFSSVESISKFKWPKNGYKKLKAMNHHQETDNPLLPSTEFNEAINACTDECYGKPLHGWYGAFLRQVQRSQYKMQYNRPVQVTVWIVIILCFIVLIAFCTM, from the exons ATGGCAG TTGGGTTGGCAATGCAGTTAGAGGAATTTCAACGTGCAGTCAGGTCAAGTTATAGCAAAAGGTCGGGCGATGATGCTAGAAATAGACACCAAGATTTCATTGTTGCTATTGATGGCAAGATTTCAAAAGTGGGGCATTTGTTACAACTGCAAGAATCTGTTCCTTTGGGTAGCAAGGTGTCCATGCCTTGGGTGTCGCTGGATGAAGGAGAGCGAAATGAGCTTGCATCGTTTCTTTCAGGGATGCCGTTGCCTCCGGATGGTGGCAAACCCTCCCTTAAATGTATCGATAGAGGTAGTGAAAATCAACAATTAAGTGATATAGATTCATTTAGAGAAGCAGTGGAGGAGAAACAACAAGGACATCGTAGGGTGGCTAGTGCTAATGTTGATACTGGTTCTTGGAAAATTGCTGTTTCGGATAACATGCAACAATCAACTTCCTCTAATGACTCTTCTGGTCCTGTGCATAAGGCTCCTATGCATAAAGTAGCAAGCCTCTCTGGGTTTTTTAGTTCCGTGGAATCCATCTCTAAGTTTAAGTGGCCTAAGAATGGTTATAAGAAGCTTAAAGCAATGAATCATCATCAAGAAACTGATAATCCACTACTACCGTCAACTGAATTCAATGAG GCCATCAATGCTTGCACTGATGAATGCTATGGTAAGCCACTCCACGGGTGGTATGGGGCTTTCCTAAGACAAGTTCAAAGATCTCAATACAAAATGCAATACAACCGGCCCGTTCAAGTAACAGTATGGATTGTCATTATTCTTTGCTTCATTG TTTTGATTGCATTTTGCACAATGTAG
- the LOC123894301 gene encoding cytochrome b5, translating into MVITNFNGAGIGFGFGVGCGFGVGWGFGGMPLNFLGLGAGGGCGVGVGLGWGFGTAYGSRYRLSRISFQGVEFDNKEKSDNKELSQPSSEVSQHKSNKNCWLVINGRVLDVTKFLEEHPGGGEVIVEVAGKDATKEFDAIGHSKAAQNLVLKYQIGVLEGAKVEKVDDMDDESNSKEMSAFVIKDDTSSKTATFLELFVPIVFACIYFGYSIITKADTIGS; encoded by the exons ATGGTTATCACAAACTTCAACGGAGCCGGCATCGGATTTG GTTTCGGCGTTGGTTGCGGTTTCGGTGTAGGATGGGGTTTCGGAG GTATGCCATTGAACTTCTTGGGTCTTGGTGCAG gTGGAGGCTGTGGCGTTGGAGTAGGTCTTGGTTGGGGTTTTGGCACTGCTTATGGTAGCAGGTATCGGTTGTCGAGGATCTCATTTCAAGGAGTGGAATTTGATAATAAGGAGAAAAGTGATAACAAGGAATTGTCACAACCCAGCTCAGAAGTAA GTCAACACAAGTCCAACAAAAACTGTTGGCTTGTAATCAACGGCAGA gtGTTGGACGTGACAAAATTCTTGGAGGAACATCCAGGAGGAGGAGAAGTAATTGTAGAGGTTGCAGGGAAAGATGCTACAAAGGAGTTTGATGCTATTGGACATAGTAAAGCAGCTCAAAATTTAGTCCTAAAATACCAAATTGGTGTACTTGAAGGTGCCAAGGTTGAAAAGGTTGATGATATGGATGATGAATCCAATAGCAAAGAAATGAGTGCTTTTGTTATCAAAGATGATACTAGTTCCAAAACTGCAACATTTTTAGAGTTGTTTGTGCCAATTGTTTTTGCTTGTATCTATTTTGGTTACAGCATCATCACCAAAGCAGACACCATTGGTTCCTAA
- the LOC123894305 gene encoding 3-oxo-Delta(4,5)-steroid 5-beta-reductase-like, with protein sequence MHSSTYAICLPHASKGPSKFDEYVVGTLCVYAAICKHGGVPLRFPGTKGAWENYYMASDADLIAEQHIWAAVDPYANNEAFNCSNGDVFMWKRLWKVLAEQFGIEEYGYEEGSSLKLAELMKDKGPVWDEIVNVNELQPTKLEEVGEWWIADASFGLENIVDSMNKAKEHGFLGSEIVRILSLDR encoded by the exons ATGCATTCATCAACATATGCAATTTGCTTACCCCATGCATCAAAAGGTCCAAGTAAG TTTGATGAATATGTTGTTGGCACGCTTTGCGTTTACGCTGCAATATGCAAGCACGGGGGAGTTCCGTTGAGATTTCCCGGTACAAAGGGAGCTTGGGAGAATTATTATATGGCTTCTGATGCTGATTTGATTGCAGAGCAACATATTTGGGCGGCAGTGGATCCTTATGCGAATAATGAAGCGTTTAATTGTAGTAATGGTGATGTTTTTATGTGGAAGCGGTTATGGAAGGTTTTGGCGGAACAGTTTGGGATTGAGGAGTATGGATATGAGGAGGGTTCGAGTTTGAAGTTGGCTGAGTTGATGAAAGATAAGGGTCCTGTTTGGGATGAGATTGTGAATGTGAATGAGCTTCAACCTACTAAGCTTGAAGAAGTTGGTGAATGGTGGATTGCAGATGCTAGTTTTGGATTGGAAAACATTGTAGATAGCATGAATAAGGCTAAAGAACATGGTTTTTTGGGTTCAGAAATAGTAAGAATTCTCTCATTGGATAGATAA
- the LOC123894304 gene encoding 3-oxo-Delta(4,5)-steroid 5-beta-reductase-like, producing MSWWWSGAIGAAKKKLEEDEAPGSFENVALVVGVTGIVGNSLAEILPLADTPGGRWKVYGVARRPRPSWNADHPIEYIQCDITDPNDTQTKLSVLTDVTHIFYVSWTNHPTEAENCEVNGAMFKNVLTSVIPNAPNLRHVSLQTGGKHYLGPFGLVGKIKSHEQPFTEDLPRLDAPNFYYTQEDILFEETQKKEGLSWSVHRPEAIFGFSPYSLMNIVGTLSIYATICKHEGVPLRFPGTKEAWESYYVVSDADLIAEQHIWAAVDPNAKNEAFNCSNGDVFRWKQLWKVLAEQFGIEDYGYEEGSSLKLVELMKDKGPVWDEIVKKNQLEQTKIGEIGEWFVDFIIGLEGLVDNMNKAKEHGFLGFRNTKNSLIYWIDKNKAYKIVP from the exons ATGAGCTGGTGGTGGTCTGGAGCTATCGGCGCTGCCAAG AAGAAGTTGGAGGAAGATGAAGCACCAGGAAGCTTTGAGAATGTGGCGTTGGTAGTCGGCGTGACTGGTATCGTAGGCAACAGCCTCGCCGAAATTCTACCTTTGGCAGACACCCCAGGTGGTAGGTGGAAGGTCTATGGCGTTGCCCGGCGGCCACGACCCTCCTGGAACGCCGATCACCCAATTGAATACATCCAATGCGATATCACGGATCCAAATGACACCCAGACCAAACTGTCAGTTCTCACCGATGTCACACACATCTTCTACGTCAGTTGGACCAACCATCCCACAGAAGCCGAAAACTGTGAAGTTAACGGGGCTATGTTTAAGAATGTCCTCACCAGTGTTATCCCAAACGCTCCAAATCTCCGCCATGTTTCACTTCAAACCGGCGGAAAACACTATCTAGGACCATTCGGTCTGGTCGGTAAGATTAAGAGTCACGAGCAGCCGTTCACGGAGGATCTACCGCGTTTGGATGCACCGAATTTCTATTACACTCAGGAAGATATCTTGTTTGAAGAAACACAAAAGAAAGAGGGTTTGAGTTGGTCTGTTCATAGACCTGAAGCCATCTTTGGATTCTCTCCTTATAGCTTGATGAATATTGTTGGTACACTTAGTATTTATGCTACAATTTGCAAGCATGAAGGTGTTCCGTTGAGATTTCCCGGTACTAAAGAAGCTTGGGAGTCTTATTATGTGGTTTCTGATGCTGATTTGATTGCAGAGCAACATATTTGGGCAGCGGTGGATCCTAATGCAAAGAACGAAGCTTTCAATTGTAGTAATGGTGATGTTTTCAGGTGGAAGCAGTTATGGAAAGTTTTGGCGGAACAGTTTGGGATTGAGGATTATGGATATGAGGAGGGTTCAAGTTTGAAGTTGGTTGAGTTGATGAAGGATAAGGGTCCTGTTTGGGATGAGATTGTGAAGAAGAATCAGCTGGAGCAAACGAAGATTGGTGAGATTGGTGAGTGGTTTGTGGATTTTATAATCGGACTGGAAGGGCTTGTTGATAACATGAACAAGGCTAAAGAACATGGGTTTTTGGGATTCAGAAATACCAAGAATTCTCTCATATATTGGATAGATAAGAACAAAGCTTACAAGATTGTTCCCTGA
- the LOC123894302 gene encoding (S)-8-oxocitronellyl enol synthase CYC2-like, translating into MSWWWSGAIGAAKKKFDEDEAPRNFQSVGLVIGITGIVGNSLAEILPLADTPGGRWKVYGVARRPRPSWNADHPIEYIQCDITDPNDTQTKLSVLTDVTHIFYVSWTNRPTEAENCEVNGAMLKNVLSAVIPNAPNLRHVSLQTGGKHYLGPFDLIGKIKSHEPPFTEDLPRLDAPNFYYTQEDILFEETKKKEGLSWSVHRPQVIFGFSPYSLMNIVGTLSVYAAICKHEGVPLRFPGTKGAWESYSVASDADLIAEQHIWAAVDPYAKNEAFNCSNGDVFRWKQLWKVLAEQFGIEEYEFVEEGPRLKLSELMKDKGAVWEEIVKENQLTQTKLEDVAEWWFVDLMLGGEGTVDSMNKAKEHGFVGFRNTKNSLIYWIDKTKGYKIVP; encoded by the exons ATGAGCTGGTGGTGGTCCGGAGCTATCGGCGCTGCCAAG AAGAaatttgatgaagatgaagcgCCCCGAAACTTCCAGAGCGTGGGACTAGTAATCGGTATAACAGGCATCGTCGGAAACAGCCTCGCTGAAATTCTACCTCTGGCCGACACACCAGGTGGTCGATGGAAAGTCTACGGCGTTGCACGGCGTCCACGACCTTCCTGGAACGCCGATCATCCGATCGAATACATCCAATGCGATATCACCGATCCAAACGACACACAAACCAAACTCTCCGTTCTCACTGACGTCACACACATCTTCTACGTCAGTTGGACAAACCGTCCAACGGAAGCTGAAAACTGTGAAGTTAACGGCGCTATGTTGAAAAACGTTCTCAGTGCTGTTATCCCAAACGCTCCGAATCTCCGCCACGTGTCACTTCAGACCGGTGGAAAACACTATTTAGGACCGTTTGATCTGATCGGGAAAATTAAGAGTCATGAGCCTCCGTTTACCGAGGATCTACCGCGTTTGGATGCACCGAATTTCTATTACACTCAGGAAGATATTTTGTTTGAAGAAACCAAAAAGAAAGAGGGTTTGAGTTGGTCTGTTCATAGACCACAAGTTATCTTTGGATTTTCACCTTATAGTTTGATGAATATTGTTGGTACTCTTTCTGTTTATGCAGCAATTTGCAAACATGAAGGTGTTCCGTTGAGATTTCCCGGTACAAAAGGAGCTTGGGAGTCTTATTCTGTGGCTTCTGATGCTGATTTGATTGCAGAGCAACATATTTGGGCGGCGGTGGATCCTTATGCGAAGAATGAAGCGTTTAATTGTAGTAACGGTGATGTTTTCAGGTGGAAGCAGTTATGGAAGGTTTTGGCGGAACAGTTTGGGATTGAGGAGTATGAATTTGTTGAGGAAGGTCCTCGTTTGAAGTTGTCGGAGTTGATGAAGGATAAGGGTGCTGTTTGGGAGGAGATTGTGAAGGAGAATCAGTTGACACAAACGAAGCTTGAAGATGTTGCTGAGTGGTGGTTTGTGGATCTTATGCTTGGAGGGGAAGGAACTGTAGATAGCATGAATAAGGCTAAAGAACATGGGTTTGTGGGATTCAGGAATACCAAGAATTCTCTCATATATTGGATAGATAAGACCAAAGGTTACAAGATTGTTCCGTGA
- the LOC123894303 gene encoding (S)-8-oxocitronellyl enol synthase CYC2-like — translation MSWWWSGAIGAAKKKLEEDEAPRTFQNVALVVGVTGIVGNSLAEILPLADTPGGRWKVYGVARRPRPAWNADHPVEYIQCDITDPTDSVTKLSVLTDVTHIFYVCWTSRPTETENCQINGAMLRNVLTSVIPNAPNLRHVSIQTGGKHYVGPFESFGKIKYHEPPYSEDMPRLDYPNFYYTLEDVLFEETGKKEGVSWSVHRPLLIFGFSPYSMMNVIGTLCVYAAICKHEGVPLRFPGTKLAWENYYMASDADLIAEQHIWAAVDPYAKNEAFNCSNGDVFRWKQLWKVLAEQFGIEEYGFVEEGPRLKLAELMKDKGPVWDEIVKKNELQPTKLEEVAEWWFADLSLGGSGFTDSMNKSKEHGFLGFRNTKNSLIYWIDKTRSYKIVP, via the exons ATGAGCTGGTGGTGGTCCGGAGCTATTGGCGCTGCCAAG AAGAaattggaagaagatgaagcacCTCGAACTTTCCAGAACGTAGCGTTAGTTGTAGGCGTAACCGGCATCGTCGGAAACAGTCTCGCCGAAATTCTACCTTTAGCCGACACACCAGGCGGTAGATGGAAAGTCTACGGCGTCGCACGGCGGCCACGACCAGCCTGGAACGCAGATCACCCAGTCGAATACATCCAGTGCGACATCACCGATCCAACTGACTCCGTCACCAAACTCTCCGTTCTCACCGACGTCACACACATCTTCTACGTCTGTTGGACAAGCCGTCCAACCGAAACAGAAAACTGCCAAATCAACGGCGCTATGTTAAGAAACGTCCTCACCTCCGTCATCCCAAACGCTCCCAATCTCCGCCACGTGTCAATTCAAACCGGCGGTAAACACTACGTCGGTCCGTTTGAATCCTTCGGGAAAATCAAGTACCATGAACCACCATACTCAGAGGATATGCCTCGTTTGGATTATCCAAATTTCTATTATACTCTTGAAGATGTTTTGTTTGAAGAAACTGGTAAAAAAGAAGGTGTGAGTTGGTCTGTTCATAGACCACTTCTCATCTTTGGTTTTTCACCTTACAGTATGATGAATGTGATTGGCACACTTTGCGTTTACGCTGCAATTTGTAAACATGAAGGCGTTCCTTTGAGATTTCCTGGTACAAAGTTAGCTTGGGAGAATTATTACATGGCTTCTGATGCTGATTTGATTGCAGAGCAACATATTTGGGCTGCGGTGGATCCTTATGCGAAGAACGAAGCGTTTAATTGTAGTAATGGTGATGTTTTTAGGTGGAAGCAGTTATGGAAGGTTTTGGCGGAACAGTTTGGGATTGAAGAGTATGGATTTGTTGAGGAAGGTCCTCGTTTGAAGTTAGCTGAGTTGATGAAGGATAAGGGTCCTGTTTGGGATGAGATTGTGAAGAAGAATGAGCTTCAACCTACTAAGCTTGAAGAAGTTGCTGAATGGTGGTTTGCTGATCTTAGTTTGGGGGGAAGTGGGTTTACAGATAGCATGAACAAGTCGAAAGAGCATGGGTTTTTAGGATTCAGGAACACTAAGAATTCTCTTATATATTGGATTGATAAGACCAGATCTTACAAAATTGTGCCATGA
- the LOC123894307 gene encoding uncharacterized protein LOC123894307: protein MSSQMKKKTSIHHNSPKTPYNTNHEYDDTTDHSLHTQLCNNPCCFFCIMKEQNPSLRRSKISTCFKEMPQRDNQEHVLVLSGLWNIAMTQPNNPEFPSLGIFNCLANLITKGTKNKTWLHTNQNIYIPYYAAHIIGSYTMNKEEFAQIAVKSGVIPPLLELLRGKISWVEQRVAVRALGHLASYNSTYESVVEYETELVKLTMNLASTCLEKIYVEFISVKRRVEYHRNLLTRGLGDLEMENRKAEEWTSQLQCWSIYLLNCFACKDYNNSLNLICKKVFLNDLCDMWGGLMNHTSPCGFGLIRIICYNNIGRKKIAKLPKVVETLCNLSRSCDDWQYLGIDCLLLLLKDQNTRYKVINIDNVDVVSCLVDLIELRSLGDKSNVGDTITKVLVSLLEDNDNDCKLKFSTNLISLNLKLVRRNKEKLMSEVKLEEKMVTAKLFKQEANHMFSLGRVEEALLKYCEALDICPLKFRNERMVIYSNKAQCNLLLKKTDLAISDSTRALCLSNPTNSHGKSLWRRSQAYDMKGMAKESLMDCIMFMNGFVKSNENKNVKVSYHVARMFCKQMDATWLFGTACSKSKVIHNVNVPLVENTCEIEREHEIENEGNYEDQPCDQKTSFMPGLSTIIEEPFHAKESSRRKMERARRRLKKAVVD from the exons ATGTCTTcacaaatgaagaaaaaaacatcAATCCACCACAACTCTCCCAAAACTCCTTACAACACCAATCATGAATATGATGATACAACAGACCATTCTCTACATACTCAACTTTGTAACAACCCATGTTGTTTCTTCTGCATAATGAAAGAACAAAATCCATCTCTAAGAAGATCAAAAATATCAACATGCTTCAAAGAAATGCCTCAAAGAGACAATCAAGAACATGTCTTAGTCCTCAGTGGACTATGGAACATAGCCATGACTCAACCCAACAATCCAGAGTTTCCTTCTCTTGGTATATTCAACTGCTTGGCAAATCTAATAACCAAAGgtacaaaaaacaaaacttggcttcacacaaatcaaaatatatacatacctTATTATGCTGCTCATATTATTGGCTCTTATACAATGAACAAAGAAGAGTTTGCACAAATAGCCGTTAAATCGGGTGTTATACCACCATTGTTAGAACTTCTGAGAGGTAAAATAAGTTGGGTTGAACAAAGAGTTGCTGTTAGAGCACTTGGTCATTTAGCTAGTTACAATAGTACTTATGAATCAGTGGTAGAGTATGAAACAGAGTTGGTGAAATTAACAATGAATTTAGCTTCAACTTGCTTAGAAAAAATCTATGTTGAATTTATATCAGTTAAGAGAAGAGTTGAGTATCATAGAAACTTGCTTACCAGAGGTTTAGGTGATTTAGAGATGGAGAATCGAAAAGCCGAAGAATGGACTAGTCAACTTCAATGTTGGTCTATTTATCTTCTTAACTGTTTTGCTTGTAAAGATTATAATAACTCTTTGAATCTCATTTGCAAAAAAGTGTTTTTGAATGATTTGTGTGATATGTGGGGTGGATTGATGAATCACACTTCACCATGTGGGTTTGGACTCATTAGAATCATTTGTTACAATAAtattggaaggaaaaaaattgcTAAGTTACCAAAAGTTGTGGAAACTCTTTGTAACCTCTCAAGATCATGTGATGATTGGCAATATCTTGGTATAGATTGTCTTTTATTGCTTCTCAAGGATCAAAATACAAGGTACAAAGTTATTAATATTGATAATGTTGATGTTGTTTCATgtcttgttgatttgattgaaCTTAGAAGCCTTGGAGATAAATCAAATGTTGGTGACACAATCACAAAGGTGCTAGTGTCACTTCTTGAAGATAATGACAATGATTGTAAATTGAAATTCTCGACGAATCTTATTTCGTTGAATTTGAAGTTGGTTAGGAGGAATAAGGAGAAACTAATGTCagaggtaaaattggaagaaaaaatggttACTGCGAAATTATTTAAGCAAGAAGCTAATCATATGTTTAGTTTGGGAAGAGTAGAAGAAGCTTTATTGAAATATTGTGAAGCACTTGATATTTGTCCATTGAAGTTTAGAAATGAAAGAATGGTGATTTATAGTAACAAAGCTCAGTGTAatcttttgcttaaaaaaactgATTTAGCTATAAGTGATTCTACACGTGCTCTTTGTCTCTCTAATCCAACAAATTCACATGGTAAAAGTCTTTGGAGAAGGTCACAAGCTTATGATATGAAAGGAATGGCAAAAGAGAGTCTTATGGATTGTATAATGTTTATGAATGGTTTTGTTAAGTCAAATGAGAATAAGAATGTTAAGGTTTCATATCATGTTGCTAGAATGTTCTGCAAACAAATGGATGCCACGTGGCTATTTGGTACTGCTTGTTCAAAGTCAAAGGTGATACACAACGTTAATGTTCCACTTGTGGAAAACACTTGTGAGATTGAAAGGGAGCATGAGATTGAGAATGAGGGTAACTATGAAGACCAACCTTGTGATCAAAAGACAAGTTTCATGCCAG GTTTGTCTACCATTATTGAAGAACCTTTTCACGCTAAAGAATCTAGTAGAAGAAAGATGGAAAGAGCAAGAAGGAGATTAAAGAAAGCTGTTGTAGATTAA
- the LOC123894308 gene encoding uncharacterized protein LOC123894308, which yields MERKQGLFSSLKDDLIKGLSPASSTSPMSSLLRRRKKEYVPPLDLFIGGACPSTPARPPLEAMSPLKEGPEDTECSIGTSSSSDLRLLLGVLGAPLAPLHVSTTEPFPHLAIKDIPIETSSAQYILQQYIAASGGLKLQDSVYNAYAMGKVRMIASEFETANKLVRTRNPSKAAQSGGFVLWQMKPDMWYVELSLGGSKVHAGCNGKLVWRHTPWLGPHAAKGPARPLRRALQGLDPRTTATMFINARCIGEKKINGEDCFILKICSDPATLKARSEGSAEIIRHVLLGHFSQKTGLLIHLEDSHLTRIQNNGGDAVYWETTINSFLDDYRSIEGIMIAHSGRSQVTLFKFGETAMSHTKTRMEEAWIIEEVAFNIPGLSVDCFIPPAELRFASVTEACEFPLGQKMMSDVAVAAEHAKVPQGPQRYKNHMQAM from the exons ATGGAAAGGAAACAAGGCTTGTTTTCGTCGCTGAAAGATGATTTAATCAAAGGGTTGTCACCGGCGAGTAGTACTTCTCCGATGTCAAGTTTGCTCAGGCGGAGGAAGAAAGAGTATGTTCCTCCACTTGACCTGTTCATTGGAGGAGCATGTCCATCTACTCCGGCGAGGCCACCGTTGGAAGCAATGTCGCCGTTGAAGGAAGGTCCTGAAGATACAGAATGTAGCATCGGTACTTCTTCATCTTCCGATCTCAGACTGCTGCTTGGTGTTTTGGGTGCACCTCTTGCTCCTCTTCATGTCAGCACCACTGAACCCTTTCCTCATCTTGCTATCAAAGACATTCCCATT GAAACATCTTCTGCTCAATACATATTGCAGCAGTACATAGCTGCTTCTGGAGGGTTGAAGCTTCAGGATTCTGTTTACAATGCTTATGCAATGGGAAAGGTGAGGATGATTGCTTCCGAGTTTGAGACGGCTAACAAGCTCGTGCGAACTCGGAACCCCTCTAAAGCTGCACAATCTGGTGGGTTTGTCTTGTGGCAAATGAAGCCAGACATGTGGTATGTGGAGCTTTCTCTTGGTGGAAGCAAGGTTCATGCAGGTTGCAATGGAAAACTTGTGTGGCGTCACACACCTTGGCTTGGTCCACATGCAGCCAAAGGACCAGCCAGACCTTTGAGACGTGCTCTTCAG gGACTTGATCCGAGAACAACTGCAACCATGTTTATCAATGCAAGATGTATTGGAGAGAAGAAGATTAATGGAGAAGACTGTTTCATTCTCAAAATATGTTCAGATCCCGCCACATTAAAAGCCAGAAGTGAAGGTTCTGCAGAGATCATCAGACATGTTTTGCTTGGCCACTTTAGTCAGAAAACAGGACTTCTTATTCACTTGGAAGACTCCCATTTGACTCGTATCCAGAACAATGGAGGTGATGCTGTTTATTGGGAGACCACAATCAATTCATTTCTTGATGATTATAGGTCTATTGAAGGGATTATGATTGCTCATTCGGGTCGTTCACAAGTGACACTTTTCAAGTTTGGAGAAACAGCCATGAGCCACactaaaacaaggatggaaGAAGCGTGGATAATTGAAGAAGTGGCGTTCAATATCCCTGGCCTTTCTGTGGACTGTTTCATTCCACCAGCTGAGCTAAGGTTTGCTTCTGTGACTGAAGCCTGTGAATTTCCTCTTGGTCAGAAAATGATGAGTGATGTTGCAGTAGCTGCAGAACATGCCAAAGTTCCTCAAGGACCTCAACGATACAAAAACCACATGCAGGCAATGTGA